In Polyodon spathula isolate WHYD16114869_AA chromosome 23, ASM1765450v1, whole genome shotgun sequence, the DNA window ccactcagctcagcccagcttacttgcctgtacatcagcgttgcatTGTTTCTATTGTGCACTTTATTGACATCCAACTTCCTAAAATAAATCGTACCTCCTAAATCATAAATGGACCTGtttatatatacctatatatatatatatatatatatatatatatattattaatatatatatataacacaaaagaCTAGATTTACTAGTACTTTTGCAAAGTCAGTTCAATGAGCACATATGTTGTGCTCAACATTTAAATGCCAATAAGATGAGCCACTAATGCAGAACCCCCAGTTTTCTGCCAAGTTCTATTGCCAGAATCTTAGATTGTACTAGTAGGGAACTGTGGGTCCACATACAACTGTAAACACATTGGCCATTTATTAAGTTAAAGGAGAATAAAAGGTAGTGATTTATAAAAGGGGATAATAATTCCAGTTAACCAGTATCAAGTGaatgtaaatgttcttataatttCTAAAGTAACAAAATAGACTACTTAAACATGGATTAATATATGCTGTACATTCCAGGGAATCaaattgttataatttatatatcAGATGAAAAGCTGATATAACAAAACATTATCACCAAATTGCATTATTTTTGCCAGCCAGTATTATATATCTACACTGATGAAATGCAAGATCCCAAACCTTGAAATATACTTCAGGAGTCTATCAGGGGTTATCTGTAAACGATGGCATTGTTGTTGTCAGACCTCGTGTACTGCCCTCGATTTACAGCAGCTCCCACATAttcttcaagttctcatctgctagtggatggggggggggttcatacagttcataattttaaaactatttgaatTCTCAAATTTAAAAAGGTATCAGCTGTGGGATCCAGTACGAtccggcacaaatgaacccctggaATCTATGATATCAATGCAAATCACGATGTCATGCAGAAAAACAGTATTTCACATCCACCTACCTTGTGAGGCATTCCATTTGTGCATCTTTGTCAAACTTAGCAGAGTAACTGTAACAACAATATCGGTTCTCACAGTTACCACAGCAGAACTGAGCAAAACTGCAGTAATTCTCACTGTGCAACTTTTTATATTTGTCAAAGTAGGACATACAATTGTCAGAAAaggctgaaaaaaagaaaaaaaaaaggattattataattattattattattattagtttatttggcagacatctttatccaaaGCATCATACAAACCCCGACCTGCCAGCCTGCAAGAAGAATCACAAATACTAAAAGCTCCCAGTGACATATTTAGGAGGGGCCCTCTGCCCTGATGCATGATATCTGACTAACGGgaggatttttttaaacagaaggttgttttgaggttttttttttttaggtgtggCCCTCTGCTGCTACGCACTGGTAATTCAACCAGTTGAAATTAAAAGCTGTCAGAAGTTGAAAAGCAAAGTAAAGCTCATGCATTCCATAGGATTATCTCTGTATCCCAACTCTTCTTAAACAAGCCCACAGGGTATGTGGGGGTCTGAAGTCTTCCCAGTGACTCCTGGCCAACCTCTGCTCCTCCTTCTCCGTTAGTTCTACAATGCTGTCTCAGCCTTCAGACATGTAGAAACCAGCCCTGCGACTACCCACTTTAAAATCTGCTTCGCAACAATGCTGGGAACTGGGATGCCCTTACACACCTTGCCTGTCAAAACGAGTGCTCACAAAATTGAGCTGCAGCACAAACACAGCAGTTTCAATCTGAGTAACACGTACAGAATATATTTTAGTTAATGTAAAGTGTGCATGCACAGTGTTCTGTGAATCCCCAATCTAGACATTAGGCTTTCCTAACTGCACAGTACCATAAGTCCCCTGTAGTGGCAGATCATAAGAAAAAGCTGATTGAAATCTTGTGGGCGACAGTGTTGGTGAGTGTGGGCATTTGTTGCTCACAGTGGCCACAGGTTTCATTCTGTTTGTTCGCCAGGGCCGAGTCATTTTATTCTTTAGTGAAGTGGGTAGAAAACAATAGAAAGAATAGGTCATAAAGGCTTTATTGGTTTCACAATTTTCCATTCCAGGGGTATAGCTGTTGCACTAATAACATacgagctataaaaaaaaattattacacctATTCAACAGTATACTGTCCCGGGCTGGGTGTAACAAATGAGTTTCCTAAAGGCTAGTCATTCATTTCACCTGCTGTGCATGTGTTTCAGTTATTAACCTGTCCCCTGTTCCATACACTACAATGTCCAAGCCTAGATATTTTCCCCAGAGTGGAACCTTTTTTAGACATGGAATGCTTCACTGTTGACACATCAACGTAAACCTAGATCAGTGAACTAATAATAACACACCAATGTGCAGAAGGGCCGTTAACAtaaccaaaatgttttaaaagaaatagtgTGGGCCttctcttttaaaatgcaaagaaCAGTCTCTAATAATCTCTGAAGCAAGCAGTTCAGTACCATGGAGTCTAAATGTTTAATCTTGAGAAAGAACGAGTGATTAGAGAGGATTATTATAATAAAGAAATTCATTTGGGGGCTATATACAGTAAAGAGTGCagattacttattttttttattattatttgatatgaTGTGGCAGAAGAAGAACGCAGTCTGGACTACTGCATTATCATCCAGATAAAGATATTCATTCACACATCTCAAAACTAATTAGCAATGTTTGCTGCGTTTCATATAGAATGGTGTTATGACTCCACAGCTGAACCAGTTATTAACCCTTTAGATCCTGGACTACCAGCGACCTAGGTTATAAAGACCACGTGTGTACGGTGTAGCTCATGTGTGAACATTCTGTCTCCAATTGGACAGGCTTGAATTTATTGGAGTATTTCAGCTGAAATGCTTACAGTACACATTGCTCCCCTAGTCTCAATAGTCATGCTTTTATTACAATGTACTGCggatataataacaataataataagccaggcaaaaaaaaaaaaaaaaagcaagtaaaaGATAATACATCTTCATTAAGACACGGTCAATATTAACACATATTTGCCACTAATATATAGCAAGGTCTGGCTGTACGCAATAAACTGCCAGCTTacaaaatggttttgtttttgtttatttgttccaatTTAATTTTCCTAACTTCACCGTAGCGTTGTTTCTCACGTctgtttaaacataattaatacaATTCTGTGAGATGTCATAAAAAGACATGAATTATATCataggaaaataaaatatgaaatatgccCCACATAAATTATTCTCATTATGAGATTCAGTTAAATTCATTGTTTTGTACATGTACATTTAGTCTTCAAAACATGATTTTCATAACAGAAATCTAATTTCCAGTATTAATTTTGTACACAACATTTTGTCAATTTGTTTTCAATATACATGCACTTCagtttacaacaaaaaacaatagatTTTGTTAATGTTCAATTTACTCTCAACTGCTAGTACTGGcagatctggaaaaaaaaaaatgtatcacataTAATACTTCTGAAATGATTTCTTGAGCATCAGTATTTACAAAACCTACACTGTACAGTCAGTAATTGTATTGAAAACCCACTGAGAGAagacattttgtaatgtgtgtcGCTCCTTCTACCAAACTACACATGAAGCAAACATAAGTCTTTGTCAATTTaagaaaagaataaagaaaaagaaaacatcttaCCAAGTGGTATAAAAACAGCAGATAAGATTACGATAACACAAGTGCTCATCCCCATCTTTCCTTTGTAGTCGTTCGCTTTCTCAGTCCTACTTACCCTTCTGAACTGTAGCATCGATGTGTAATAGGATATTTTTTGCCCGCCCATTTGCCGTATTAAAgggacattgatctttttgtgtATATAACACTAACCGGTTCCAGAGACTGACAAGCATTTTCAAACTAACCCCGCAAACCCAGAAACGCaaccttaaaaataattaactaaaaataatttacaaaaaaaaaaaaaaaaaaactatagcagCTTGAAAACATTAAAGGGTGGTATTAATGTTTTGGTTCAACTAGTTTTTTTGGTTCATTTGCGTTGGATAAAGCAGTTGATTTCTTAAATTTTAAACTGATATTAGAAATCCACATTCCATTATATGTATTAGTAGTCTCATATGGAAAATAAATACGTCTGAGTACTTCTGTTTTATAGCATAGGCAATTCCTCCACGGTGTGTTAGGTATTAgtgtaatgcaaaaataaaacagtagatgGCGGTAAACATTCACCTTTCCATTAGACAAAGCCCGAATAACCCAATGACGTGTACACGACATTAGCTCGAGTCAGTTTAAACTACAAAAACGCTCTAAACTAGTTAATCGAATTTAACTGGTATGTATCTGTAAGCAACTTTTCAAGTGGTGTACACAACATATGCATTTCATAACATGAATATGTTACAATTATTACTAGTACTGTagtcttaataaataaataataataataataataattacacatgtatttgtgtattttgtagtGACTAGGGAATATAACCTTTTCAGtgctaaaatgtgttttcagagCAATGGTTACAAAATCCATTACCTCAGCTGCAATACGTATTGGAAATGTCGCATTTTTGTAATGAACACCACTTCTAAATGCATTCTGCAAATACTGTAATAGTTTATTTATCAGAATGGATAAAAAGTCAATGCATCTATTACAAACAGTACCAACATTAAGCACAAGAGGTCGCCCTTTATCGGCGTCTTTGTCTGCCTGTAGCATTTAACATCACAACATGACTTCCTATTTAATAATTACTTGAATGTACTGGGTTTAATAGTATATTGTGTCGTTGCACTTCCTTATACAAGCATGAGAAGTGAAATGGTATTACTGTATAGacatggtacacacacacacacacacacacacacacacacacacacaggttgtgTAACACTACTACTAGTCTCGCGAGACTCTGATGTTCCTGGTTTGTTCCTTAAAACCGGTTGCGTAGCGTTGTCCTTTACGTTCGTCCTCAGTGTAGGGCAACAGGGAACATATTTTTGTGAATGAAGCACACATCTTAACTTGTGAAAATAACGCCACACGCATTGGGAGAATCACTATAGCACCAAGCACATATTCTGAATAATTACGAGGTAAGCTATGGttccacctgtttttttttgttttttttagtcataaggcttttttgttgttgttttttttttttttttttttttttaattatttttaatttattttattatttttatgaggATCCGTGTTACTGCTGCCAATAAGATATTTTTAAAGCCAAGTTTCAAGCCAGTTGATCGTGTACAGTAAATAGACAAGGGTATCATCCAGTAACCCTAGAAGTATAGGAAGATCCGATTTCTACAGCAGTTATGAATCTGGCTATTAAATAACCGATTGTAAGACACAACCATTATTAAATAAACCTGGCCAGTTTAGTCACAACGTTGGTTTCCGTACTGTAATTGTGATGTACCgtactatacagtacatcatattgTGATTATTACCTAGTGTGTAGAACTTGTATAAATACAGGTATTCAAACAAAAGTCttacttaaaactaaaaaaagattgTCTGTATTTTGAAAGCTGACTGTTAGTAAGTGTACTATCTATCTTAGTATTTTTGTGGGGGGTCTACAACACTAACACATGACCTAATAGCACTTTCATGTGGCCCTTCCCTAAGGGTGAAATACCTGTGACGTGTGATGGCTGTTTAAGGCAGTAACATATTAAATGTTTGGTTGGTTTGGAAGCTAAATACCAAAAAAGGTCACAGGCATGTACCTGGGTGAAGAATAATCAGTTGTTTGCCGTTGTCTGCACTGGCTTTATTGAGAAAGAAGACGCAGGATGGAGTGCTGTCTTATAACATGTAGTCTTTGAGCTAGCTATCTTGTTAGCTTAAACTGACTTGGTATGCTATAATTAGGGACTTTTGTTGGGATCTGTAGCTAATTTAAAGTTAGATTTAAAGCTGTAGTTTAGTTTTTAAGGTATTAAGGTGGTGTTGCTTATTTTTAATCACAGGACTTTGCTAAATATTAGTCACTAGACTTTGCTGAGTAACTGGTAGTTGacatattgttattttgtatggtGGAGCACAGGTTTTAAATCAATTACATTATCTATTGTTTTACATAAAGACAGTCAAACCTAGCATCAAAAGAAGGAATAGTACTTACAATCAAACCTAGCATCAAAAGAAGGAATAGTACTTTGTTTAGTAAGAGGGGTACATTTAAAAACGACAAAgggaaaatacattcaaaatggaACTATTTATCAAATATTATTTAACTATGTTAAACACTTCATAAAGACTATAACAACCTCCTATGACAGTGCAGTAATCAAATCTTGTATCTGGTACAGTGCTTTCTTTGTAGCAGTTTGACACTAGGGGTGTTATTCACCTTTGGGCAAAATGTAGTTATTTGGGATGGTGCTATTTTCTGTAATAATGGGAGTGGCTTTCTCAGTTATGACATGCTGAAAGAGTTGCACAACGCCTGCTGGGAACAGTTAGACTATTGATGCAGTAAGGTACACTGTTGCAGAATTCAGGACTTTTACAGTATCATGATCCAGTGTTGTGAATCCAATTGGAAATTATGAAACTTTATTCCTAATATTGTCCAAATAAAAAGGCAAGCTAACTCGCACTCTTccaatatgattaaaaaaaaaaaaaaatctaaaccatATGTTAGTACAGTTTgactattttaaaagtattttgattTTTACTACTGTCTGCCCTTGTAACATTAAAATCCACAACTGTGACATTATTGTGAATGGTAGTATTTTGTTCACTGTTTGGCATACTTCAGACTATTGAGTCAATTCAGGGTTGCTATGGAAATGTCACAAGCAGCTGCTACAAGGATGGATTGTATATAAGACATATTACTGAAGCTCTGGGCTGACTACTTTTACTTCTGCGCTGTGAAATTAAGAGCCTCACCATGTTCCGATGTGTGTTTGCACGTTGCTCTATTAAATACCAGTGGGAAACCTTCAGGTAAAACCATGCTGTAGTACtgaatacaaatagaaaatataaagTGAAGTGTCAGATTTGGGaactttgtaattttattaagaTGTAACAAGTGATGTGCAAATTCAAAATCAACTTAAGGATGAACTAAATGCTGTGGATCAATGTGCTCTTAATGGGTATTTGGTCATCATGACTAgagagtttttattttagtatattttattaaaaataggcAGTTTTTGTTTAGAACCTGATTTTATTTTGCAGGAAACATATTTGTCTGAGGAACATAATGTAAATTTGAAGGGTTttttcacctcctcctcctcagtcatttgctgttttaaaagcgCTCAGGGCAACATATTAAGTAATCTATGCTACTTGGAAGATTCACAAGAATGTTTAAGTAGCAAAGGCTGTACAGTTCCTGAAAGTGCTAATGTTCCTAAGATTATaaacatgtacacatttttttctttgtctgtattgtttttatttgttttattatttatttatgtctttggGTTGGATGGGGTGTGATTGACGCAGAGTCACATTTGATGATCTTGGGACCCAGAGGGTGTGGGACAGAAGCATATTCAACTTGTTTGCTTAACAATACAGTAGTTTACTTTACAAAATACTTCATTCCAGGTTAACCAAATCTACAATGGAGACCCTCGTCCGGCGCTGCCCGTTCCTGTCTCGAGTGTCGCAGACATTCCTCCAGAAGGCAGGGAAGTCGCTGGTTTCCTATGCGCAGAACTGCCCTGTGATGATGGATCTTGCCAGCAGACCTATCGCTCGTACTCTTGCTACCTCAGCTGCTCATTGCCAGCAAACCAAGGAGACTACCCCAACTGATGAGAGTAAGAAACTTTATAAAACCTTCTCTTTAGGTTACTGTATATTTGATCATAACATATAATATCCCGTGCTTTGCAATGTATATTCTGTTTTTAATGGTATGAAGAGAATGATTACACATGCTTATTTACCATTTAGCTGTCAAGCAGCCTGCTGTGAAATCCCAGCTGCCACCTGGCCACCCTGTACCCCCTGGCAGCCAGGCTGCTGCGTCCAAATGCCCATTCCTGGCAGCCGAGATGAGCCTTGCAAACAGCAATGTTTTCCACAAGGCTAGGCTGGAGCTGCAGGAGGATGTGCAGGAGATGCAGGCTGTGAGGAAAGGTAAGAAATAATTGTCTAGCTCTGGTTGCTCTGTAAATAGAATGCGTTCGGACCAATACCATTCCACACCATTTTAAACTGAAGAGGCCTGTGTTGTTGTACAGTCTtgcaaaaaagaacaaacatttatAATTACAGAGTTACCTGTGAATCCAACAGTGACCAACATCACCGAGGGTGATGAGCGAGACCAGAACGGACTGCTGAAGAACATAATGAAGCAGCGCCCCCTCAGGGTCTCCCACCTTCTACAGGACAACATGCCCAAGTGTAAGAACCTGATGTGCTTATTGTGTATCTTTTCCCACAAGGTTTGGTGGCCTGTGTTTAAACTCTTcctgtcttaaaaaaaacatcactgactCGGAAGTGGCAAACTAATATTGTGTAGATTCATTGTTTTGTCAAAAGTGTCACAATGACATCACCAGAGcctgcttctttttatttttggtacCTGTATTAACTGCTTTTATGATTTTGTTAATTATGTTAATCTTTCTCCTGCAGCCATCTCCAATTTCCACTACGACAGGTTCTTTGAGAAGAAGATTGAAGCAAAGAAAAACGATCACACGTACCGGGTGTTTAAAACTGTGAATCGAAGAGCCGAGACCTTCCCAATGGCAGACGATTACTCTGAATCGACGACCTCAAAGAAGGAGGTCTCAGTCTGGTGCAGTAATGACTATTTAGGAATGAGCCGTCACCCGCGTGTTACTCGGTCAATCATGTGAGTGCCTAACCTTCACGATCCTCCATACTAATAACGAGTAACTATTCTATGCCATATTTTGGACACCCCAGATAATAGAGCTAAAATCGACGAGGGTAAAATTGTATGTCGATAAGCTTTCTCTAGTGAAGCCTTTTGTTAGACAGTGGCGTAGAAAATAATCTGTAAAACAAAGTACAATACACTAGAGAGcagaaagcacagaaaaaaagagatgTCAGCTGACTGACACCCTGAGCATCTCGAGGCATTTAGGATGAagctatttcttaataatggtaTTGGCTTTCTTACTTATGACATACTGAAAGAGTTGTGCAACTCCTTTGGGAACAGTTAgactatatatactgtacagtacataccttTGCAGAATTCTGGTCTTTACAGTGTCATGATCCAGAAATCTTAATCTAATCGGAGATGCATTTTAGATGGAATCTTAATGTAATGGCTTAGTAGGTTTATTAAAAAGACAATATTTAAGGGCCTGTAAAAAGAAATCTTCTGATCTCATAAGTTATGAGTTCATGTTTCTTTTCCAGGGAGACTTTACGGCAGCACGGTGCTGGAGCTGGAGGGACACGAAACATCTCGGGTACCAGCAAATTTCACGTTGAACTGGAACATGAGCTGGCAGACCTGCATGGCAAGGATGCCGCCCTACTTTTCTCCTCGTGCTTCGTGGCTAATGATTCCACCCTTTTTACATTGGCCAAAATGCTGCCAGGTACAGCATACCCAGATTTTTATGTATTCTTTTAATTAACAATATTAAGGGCAAATTATTACATCAAACAATCTTTCTATagttacattttattgtgttgtcaTCTTTGACTTCAGGCTGTGAGATTTACTCTGATGCTGGGAACCATGCCTCAATGATCCAGGGGATCAGGAACAGTGGGGCACCCAAATTTATATTCCGTCATAATGATGTCAGTCATCTTCGAGAGCTGTTGGAGAAGTCTGATCCCTCAACTCCTAAGATTGTGGCTTTTGAGACCGTGCACTCAATGGATGGTAAGTGCTTAATGtagtttaaattatattttataattggtGCTTATGTGCAGTCATTGAAAGTACTCAAAAATAACTGTAGACAGGCTATGAACAGCACAAGATTAACTACATGTCTGGGTTCGATATTAAAACTTATTAAGAAGATTGAAAAGCTGATTCAAGTAACTAATGGTGCGTTTACACTGGCCATTTGTAGGACGGCTTTGGGCCGTCTCAGGTCTTTTCTGAGGTGTAAACGCACACTGCCGACTCCTCAGCTGTCCTAAAAACGGCCAAATAAAGACGTGGCTCGGCGCGGGCTTAGGTCCATCTGAAAGGCAGCGTAAACTCACTGGACTTTAGGACGGCTCCTCCCCCATGgaatctaaacaggaagaagctgcagtgctGTTGGAGCGTCACAAAAAGAGAAGAATGACTTGAGACACAAGCGTCCTGAAGATTTGAATTTATTAATGGGTTATATTGAGGAGTATTTGTAAAtatcttcattttattattaagttgtcgtcaaaagtgtacataccccaaaTATCCATGCATTGGGCTATGTAATATTTTGACGATAACTTTGTTAAACAGATGCAGACGCCAGTCGACGTCAAAGAAACAAAAGCGTAATATTTGAGTATATCAGTGataattattctttaaaaaaaatgctatcaaaaataattttatacaaaaactgCCCTGTTTAGATGGTATGCGCGCACATTCAGACGTAAGCCGCCTCGGGGCACAACCGCCGTGTAAATGATGAGAATCTCTGCGGTCAGTCGGACCTGAGTCGGCTTAGGTCCGAGGTGGCAGTGTAAGCACAGCATAAAGGTTGTCTGCTTGTTCTGCAGGTGCTGTGTGTCCGCTGGAAGAGATGTGTGACGTTGCCCATGAATTTGGAGGCATCACGTTTGTCGACGAAGTCCATGCTGTAGGGTTGTATGGTGCTCGTGGTGGGGGAATAGGAGACCGGGACAGGATCATGGACAAAATGGACATCATCTCTGGAACGCTTGGTAAGGATAttcaacaaaggaaaaaaatgtatatgctccttttaaaaaatattagtaaCTTTTAATGTCAATTgtaccccttctctctctctctcgtgtgtttgAATCCCATAtacttgtatttaaaatagttttatttttcatgttctttattgaaacatgCCTAAAGTAAGATGGTTGTGGCTACAAGCAGAGATGTAGTCAAATTTCTCAGtgatattcaaaataaacaagtaGTAACCTGTTGCTGGGAAACCCTACTTGGATTTTTCTTCCAAGCCCTTGGAGGATTTGATCATGAGGATGATAATAAAGCTGCCAATTACTGGCTAGGATGACATGCAGGTTTGTGTGGTAGCATAACAACATGACCTAATTAACCAgatctgttgtaaaaaaaaaaaaaaaaaaaaaaataggttatttAGACTTCATAGAAGGAGTTTTAGGTttccaaaaaaaatcaaaccataaTACTGAACAGTATATAATTAGGAAAATTATGGAAAATTCTAAGTTGTTCATTGAGATGGATAACATATGTTACATAGGAAGGATCAGGtgattgtatgtgtgtataattctccctggcctttttttttttttttggtgattttcATAAATTGTTATAGATTCTGTCTGTGCCACTTTTTCAGCTTTGCATGTACACTGCTGAACATTTTTAGATCTACTCCAGTGTTACTTTAATTCAGAGAAAAATGGTATTTGGTGATTTAATGCTTCACAAGGGGAATTCTTTGTCTTGAAACCCAATTAAAGATTTTTCATTTGTTCCCAGCAGTATTCATTTACAGTCAATCAGTGCCAAGTTGTTCCTTAGTCTGGTGTTATATCGGTGCCTTTGGGataaaaattaattcattaaaaaaaaaaaaaagctccttcTGTTTCAAGCAGTTCCTTTTAGTAAGCATGAGGTCATTTTGACCTTAATTCCATAACAAGCTGCCCATTTCTTAAACATTGTTATCAAGTGATTTATACAATAATTAGCGTTCACCGCTTTGATCCTTCAGTGGATTGTCACAGTGGAGACATTTGTGACAGCTTGTCATACAGCACTTCCACTAGAAGATGTGCA includes these proteins:
- the LOC121298003 gene encoding 5-aminolevulinate synthase, nonspecific, mitochondrial-like isoform X2 translates to METLVRRCPFLSRVSQTFLQKAGKSLVSYAQNCPVMMDLASRPIARTLATSAAHCQQTKETTPTDETVKQPAVKSQLPPGHPVPPGSQAAASKCPFLAAEMSLANSNVFHKARLELQEDVQEMQAVRKVTNITEGDERDQNGLLKNIMKQRPLRVSHLLQDNMPKSISNFHYDRFFEKKIEAKKNDHTYRVFKTVNRRAETFPMADDYSESTTSKKEVSVWCSNDYLGMSRHPRVTRSIMETLRQHGAGAGGTRNISGTSKFHVELEHELADLHGKDAALLFSSCFVANDSTLFTLAKMLPGCEIYSDAGNHASMIQGIRNSGAPKFIFRHNDVSHLRELLEKSDPSTPKIVAFETVHSMDGAVCPLEEMCDVAHEFGGITFVDEVHAVGLYGARGGGIGDRDRIMDKMDIISGTLGKAFGCVGGYIASTATLVDTVRSYAAGFIFTTSLPPMLLAGAKESIQTLKSEEGRALRRKHQRNVKLMRQMLMDAGLPVVHCPSHIIPIRVSDAAKNTEVSDLLMSRYNIYVQAINYPTVARGEELLRIAPTPHHTPQMMKFFVEKLVKTWKEVGLGLKPHSSAECNFCRMPLHFEVMSERERSYFSGLSNLISATG
- the LOC121298003 gene encoding 5-aminolevulinate synthase, nonspecific, mitochondrial-like isoform X1 codes for the protein METLVRRCPFLSRVSQTFLQKAGKSLVSYAQNCPVMMDLASRPIARTLATSAAHCQQTKETTPTDETVKQPAVKSQLPPGHPVPPGSQAAASKCPFLAAEMSLANSNVFHKARLELQEDVQEMQAVRKELPVNPTVTNITEGDERDQNGLLKNIMKQRPLRVSHLLQDNMPKSISNFHYDRFFEKKIEAKKNDHTYRVFKTVNRRAETFPMADDYSESTTSKKEVSVWCSNDYLGMSRHPRVTRSIMETLRQHGAGAGGTRNISGTSKFHVELEHELADLHGKDAALLFSSCFVANDSTLFTLAKMLPGCEIYSDAGNHASMIQGIRNSGAPKFIFRHNDVSHLRELLEKSDPSTPKIVAFETVHSMDGAVCPLEEMCDVAHEFGGITFVDEVHAVGLYGARGGGIGDRDRIMDKMDIISGTLGKAFGCVGGYIASTATLVDTVRSYAAGFIFTTSLPPMLLAGAKESIQTLKSEEGRALRRKHQRNVKLMRQMLMDAGLPVVHCPSHIIPIRVSDAAKNTEVSDLLMSRYNIYVQAINYPTVARGEELLRIAPTPHHTPQMMKFFVEKLVKTWKEVGLGLKPHSSAECNFCRMPLHFEVMSERERSYFSGLSNLISATG